A genome region from Triticum aestivum cultivar Chinese Spring chromosome 2B, IWGSC CS RefSeq v2.1, whole genome shotgun sequence includes the following:
- the LOC123040882 gene encoding indole-2-monooxygenase-like, with protein MAHHLVAVHHLMHETPLQAVLLLLLLLLLRFATISSSKKQANRKRLPPSPPGLPVIGHLHLGRDHVSLCNLAKKHGSDDGFMLLRRGAVPHLIVSSPRAARAIMRTHDHLFASRPTSMVAHELLYGPMDVVFAPYGEHWRMARKLVAAHLLSVKKIQSYRLARQQEVSLVMAVIRESAAASTMIDMGEMMNTFVNDMVCRALSGKFTMKEGRNKIFRELIEANSALFASFNLEDCFPRLAWLTRSNVCNKAKNVNRRWDDLLEKMIQDHEKRTLLPPHDKQDGKQEEESDFIDVLLSVRQQKDYDGITREQIKAILMDMFAAGTDTSSFALEVAMAEIMCNPRVMTKLQAEVRNSTPKGQDMVEEENLANMTYLKAVVKETLRLHPPLPLLIPHLSMAESEVDVAGYTVPSGAWVMVNSWAINRDPEWWQKPEEFLPERFMEGGSASAVDFRGNDFQFLPFGAGRRICPGINFGLATIEIMLANLVYSHDWELSSATGKKGIDMTEVFRLSVRRKEKLMLVPKNRSSV; from the exons ATGGCGCATCACTTAGTTGCAGTACACCACCTCATGCATGAGACGCCTCTACAAGCAGTGCTACTTCTATTGCTACTACTGCTACTGCGCTTCGCCACAATTAGTAGCAGCAAGAAGCAGGCCAATAGAAAGCGTCTCCCTCCTTCCCCTCCAGGCCTCCCTGTGATAGGCCACTTGCACCTGGGCCGAGATCACGTCTCATTATGCAACCTCGCCAAGAAGCACGGCTCGGACGACGGCTTCATGCTCCTCCGCCGCGGCGCCGTCCCGCACCTCATCGTGTCGTCCCCACGCGCCGCCAGGGCGATCATGCGGACGCATGACCACCTGTTCGCGTCGCGGCCAACATCCATGGTCGCCCACGAGCTCCTGTATGGGCCGATGGACGTCGTCTTCGCCCCCTACGGTGAGCACTGGCGGATGGCGAGGAAGCTCGTCGCGGCGCACCTGCTCAGCGTCAAGAAGATCCAATCGTACCGCCTCGCCCGTCAGCAAGAG GTGAGCCTGGTGATGGCCGTGATACGAGAGTCGGCGGCTGCGAGCACGATGATCGACATGGGTGAGATGATGAACACCTTTGTGAATGACATGGTGTGTCGCGCCTTGTCCGGGAAGTTCACCATGAAAGAAGGCCGGAACAAGATATTCAGAGAGCTGATCGAGGCGAACTCAGCTCTCTTTGCGAGTTTCAACCTGGAAGACTGCTTCCCAAGGTTAGCATGGCTCACTAGATCTAATGTTTGTAACAAGGCCAAGAATGTGAACAGAAGGTGGGACGATCTGCTCGAAAAGATGATACAAGACCACGAGAAACGAACATTGTTGCCACCACATGACAAACAAGATGGCAAACAGGAAGAGGAGAGTGACTTCATTGATGTACTTCTATCGGTTCGGCAGCAGAAAGACTATGATGGTATCACCAGAGAGCAAATCAAGGCCATCTTAATG GACATGTTTGCTGCGGGCACGGACACATCGTCCTTCGCCTTGGAGGTAGCTATGGCTGAGATCATGTGCAACCCTCGGGTGATGACTAAGCTACAAGCCGAGGTGAGAAACAGCACACCGAAGGGGCAAGACATGGTCGAGGAAGAGAACTTAGCCAACATGACATATTTGAAGGCAGTGGTGAAGGAGACGCTTAGGCTGCACCCGCCGCTACCGCTCCTCATCCCTCACCTTTCCATGGCAGAGAGCGAAGTCGACGTCGCTGGATACACGGTCCCTTCTGGAGCATGGGTCATGGTGAACTCATGGGCTATCAACAGAGACCCCGAGTGGTGGCAGAAGCCGGAGGAGTTCCTGCCAGAAAGGTTCATGGAGGGTGGTAGCGCCTCGGCGGTGGACTTCAGGGGGAACGACTTTCAGTTTTTGCCGTTCGGAGCTGGCAGGAGGATCTGCCCTGGTATCAACTTCGGGCTGGCGACCATCGAGATCATGCTGGCAAACCTTGTGTACAGTCACGACTGGGAGCTGTCGTCCGCCACGGGCAAGAAGGGTATTGACATGACAGAAGTGTTTCGCTTGAGTGTCCGACGGAAGGAGAAACTGATGCTTGTTCCCAAGAACCGCTCAAGTGTGTGA